The Methanocella arvoryzae MRE50 genome includes a region encoding these proteins:
- a CDS encoding M20/M25/M40 family metallo-hydrolase: protein MPVSASTTRKPEDSRIVVPGRVLDILARNRGRYLRELAEFLEIPSVGADRRHTADMRRAAEWFLARVERSGFSGKVFETRGHPIVYAERWPEKAAPTLLVYGHYDVQPPGPLHAWKTLPFTPVVKDGAIYARGGNR, encoded by the coding sequence ATGCCAGTAAGTGCGTCCACAACCAGGAAACCGGAAGATAGCCGGATTGTGGTCCCCGGGCGAGTGCTGGATATCCTGGCGCGGAACCGGGGCCGTTACCTGAGAGAGCTGGCAGAATTTCTGGAGATCCCGAGCGTCGGCGCAGATCGGCGCCATACAGCCGATATGAGAAGGGCGGCGGAGTGGTTCCTGGCAAGGGTGGAGCGGTCGGGCTTTTCTGGAAAAGTGTTCGAGACACGGGGACATCCGATAGTCTACGCGGAGCGTTGGCCGGAGAAAGCAGCGCCGACACTGCTCGTTTACGGCCACTATGACGTCCAGCCACCCGGGCCTCTGCATGCCTGGAAAACTTTGCCTTTCACCCCGGTCGTGAAGGATGGAGCTATATATGCCAGAGGGGGCAACAGATAA
- the flaJ gene encoding archaellar assembly protein FlaJ, producing MQDVGSAAANAKAVNKKAVKAKGHQPLPFEGILRPIITYLQSYAESGRIDIDLMYTVTYMNTIATADLARDEIFRRVAEREDFVCSKYFKQVYMLAKNWNYEYAYACQIVAKSVANKRLKDFLMRLANAMSSGEPESKFLESEYLTMMTIYKNEYERSLESLKKWTDAYTALLVSMAFVAVTMLLSVILYNLGDPFTMLMLTVLLTGGVGGIAVFVINAEAPKEYKTHRARYLSIEQKQIKDMQNILIPGGLLLSALLFMLNVNIGFILIVFGMCIAPIGFIGMIDDKNIDRRDRDFSQFIKMLGSMCGGMGVTVKEGIKKVDQKSIGSLDTMVQRVYVQLMMGMDPKICWEKFVGSTGSELIHKFTYIFLDSVEMGGDPVKIGKLVNSSDLEIVLLRMKRNLTSSSFTSLAIPLHISMSALIIFIVEIMIIFSTMISKLYSSTDLMDTGGVSGGISISSMGFNLFQNVDVTLLSQYMVLMVLVLTLVNTLASKCAVGGDNYKLCYYGAIMCVSAGLCLIIVPVLVQSIFNFPTLTAGGL from the coding sequence GTGCAGGACGTCGGTAGCGCTGCTGCAAATGCAAAGGCCGTGAACAAGAAGGCTGTCAAGGCTAAAGGCCATCAGCCGCTCCCGTTCGAAGGTATCCTGCGGCCCATTATCACCTACTTACAGAGCTACGCGGAAAGCGGCCGGATCGACATCGACCTGATGTACACCGTTACCTACATGAATACCATCGCGACCGCCGATCTGGCAAGGGACGAGATCTTCCGCCGGGTCGCGGAGCGAGAAGACTTCGTCTGCAGCAAATATTTCAAGCAGGTCTACATGCTGGCCAAGAACTGGAACTACGAATACGCGTACGCCTGCCAGATCGTCGCAAAAAGCGTGGCCAACAAGCGGCTGAAGGACTTCCTCATGCGCCTGGCCAACGCCATGTCTTCAGGCGAGCCGGAATCCAAGTTCCTCGAAAGCGAATACCTGACGATGATGACGATCTATAAGAACGAGTACGAGCGGAGCCTCGAGTCCCTGAAAAAGTGGACCGACGCATACACAGCGCTGCTTGTGTCGATGGCCTTCGTCGCCGTGACGATGCTCCTCTCCGTTATCCTGTATAACCTGGGCGACCCGTTCACCATGCTCATGCTTACGGTCCTCCTGACCGGGGGCGTAGGCGGCATCGCGGTGTTCGTCATCAATGCTGAGGCTCCCAAAGAGTACAAAACCCACCGGGCCAGGTACCTGTCCATTGAGCAAAAGCAGATCAAGGACATGCAGAACATCCTGATACCGGGAGGTCTCCTTCTGTCTGCGCTCCTCTTCATGCTCAATGTAAACATCGGCTTTATCCTGATCGTTTTCGGCATGTGCATAGCCCCGATCGGTTTCATAGGCATGATAGACGACAAGAACATCGACCGCCGGGACCGGGACTTCTCCCAGTTCATCAAGATGCTGGGCTCCATGTGCGGCGGCATGGGCGTGACAGTCAAAGAAGGCATCAAGAAGGTGGACCAGAAGTCCATCGGCTCGCTGGACACCATGGTTCAGCGGGTCTATGTGCAGCTGATGATGGGCATGGATCCCAAGATTTGCTGGGAAAAGTTCGTAGGCAGCACTGGCAGCGAACTGATCCATAAATTCACCTACATCTTCCTCGATTCGGTCGAGATGGGCGGCGACCCGGTGAAGATCGGCAAGCTGGTCAACAGCTCGGACCTCGAGATCGTGCTGCTGCGCATGAAACGCAACCTGACCTCGTCCAGCTTTACCTCGCTGGCCATACCTCTGCACATCAGCATGTCCGCATTAATTATCTTCATCGTCGAGATCATGATCATCTTCTCCACGATGATCTCTAAACTCTATAGCTCTACTGACCTCATGGACACTGGGGGTGTTAGCGGAGGCATATCCATCTCCTCTATGGGTTTTAACCTGTTCCAGAACGTGGACGTCACCCTCCTGAGCCAGTACATGGTCCTGATGGTGCTCGTGCTCACGCTGGTCAACACTCTCGCGTCGAAATGCGCTGTGGGCGGGGACAACTATAAATTGTGCTACTACGGCGCCATCATGTGCGTCTCTGCAGGCCTGTGCCTGATCATCGTACCAGTCTTAGTTCAGTCGATCTTTAACTTCCCTACATTAACGGCAGGTGGTTTATAA
- a CDS encoding class I SAM-dependent methyltransferase has translation MTLYGKALDNRVEHPILGDKFADEAVKRIDYDFARLGFERGGHITLPMRARHLDGWAREFIAANPVSTVLHLGCGLDTRVFRIDPPASVLWYDIDYPDVIELRRRLYPERQNYAMIGSSVTDLRWLEEVPSDRPVLVIAEGLVMYLSEDAALALFRRITGTFPAGEFVFDAYSRLMTRLISLVPAVRASGITLAWGIGDPLELEKQVPGLRLVDSVSFLTMPELVDRLSVSRLQRVTSGVMGRLGFYRRLIRHLRYRF, from the coding sequence ATGACGTTGTACGGCAAAGCGCTGGATAACAGGGTAGAGCACCCCATCCTGGGCGATAAGTTCGCAGACGAAGCCGTCAAACGGATCGACTACGATTTTGCCAGGCTTGGGTTTGAGAGGGGTGGCCACATCACTCTCCCCATGAGGGCCAGGCACCTGGACGGCTGGGCGAGGGAGTTCATCGCCGCCAACCCGGTTTCGACAGTGCTGCACCTGGGCTGCGGCCTGGATACCCGGGTTTTCCGGATCGACCCTCCGGCTTCGGTCCTCTGGTACGACATCGACTACCCGGACGTGATCGAGCTGCGCAGGCGCCTGTATCCAGAGCGCCAAAATTACGCCATGATCGGCTCTTCGGTCACGGATCTGCGGTGGCTTGAAGAGGTCCCGTCTGACAGGCCGGTGCTGGTGATCGCCGAAGGGCTGGTGATGTACCTTTCGGAAGATGCGGCGCTGGCGCTGTTCAGGCGAATCACCGGGACATTCCCGGCCGGCGAGTTCGTGTTCGACGCTTACAGCAGGCTGATGACACGGCTGATATCTCTGGTCCCGGCCGTCAGGGCGTCAGGCATTACTCTGGCCTGGGGCATCGGCGATCCCCTGGAGCTCGAAAAGCAGGTTCCCGGTCTCAGGCTGGTAGATTCGGTCTCCTTTTTGACCATGCCCGAGCTCGTCGACCGGTTATCCGTGTCCCGGCTTCAGCGCGTGACGTCCGGCGTAATGGGCAGGCTCGGCTTCTACCGGAGGCTGATCCGGCACCTGCGTTACCGGTTTTAA
- a CDS encoding TIGR00269 family protein, with product MKCDKCNREAVIFQRYSGMHLCGPHEVADVERKIKRRMRKERMAKPGDHIAVAMSGGKDSAVTLSILVDTFTTRSNIKFSAITVDEGIEGYRNESIPYAKELCDRLGVPHYVVSFKEEIGHTLDDILSRERKEASCTYCGVFRRTLLNRKAREIGANKLATGHNLDDEAQVVLLNVMNGDVERLARLRPSRAQEGLIPRIKPLIDVPEKEIALYAFLKKLPFYMGECPYTSESFRGEIKDMLNDFEARHPGTKYSVLSGFENMIDCLKEKYPQVPLHNCEVCGEPGIQGVCQACKLKKRVKIDREPEA from the coding sequence ATGAAGTGCGATAAGTGCAACCGGGAAGCGGTCATATTTCAGAGGTACTCCGGGATGCATCTTTGCGGCCCCCACGAGGTCGCCGACGTAGAGCGGAAGATCAAGCGCAGGATGCGGAAGGAGAGGATGGCGAAGCCAGGCGATCACATAGCCGTGGCTATGAGCGGCGGCAAGGACAGCGCTGTCACCCTTTCCATACTGGTAGACACGTTCACCACCAGGTCTAACATCAAATTCTCCGCCATCACTGTCGACGAGGGCATCGAAGGCTACCGGAACGAGTCGATCCCGTACGCGAAAGAGCTCTGCGACCGCCTGGGCGTGCCCCACTACGTCGTCTCGTTCAAGGAAGAGATCGGGCACACGCTGGACGACATCCTCAGCCGGGAGCGCAAGGAAGCGTCCTGCACCTATTGTGGCGTCTTCCGCCGTACTTTGCTGAACAGGAAGGCGAGAGAGATCGGCGCCAACAAGCTCGCCACAGGCCACAATCTAGACGACGAGGCACAGGTAGTCCTGCTGAACGTCATGAACGGAGACGTCGAGCGTCTCGCCAGATTAAGGCCCTCAAGAGCCCAGGAAGGGCTGATCCCCAGGATCAAGCCGCTGATCGACGTGCCGGAGAAGGAGATCGCACTTTACGCATTCCTGAAGAAGCTGCCGTTCTACATGGGCGAATGCCCGTACACCAGCGAATCGTTCCGGGGCGAGATCAAGGACATGCTCAACGACTTCGAAGCCAGGCATCCGGGCACGAAGTACTCCGTCCTGAGCGGGTTCGAGAACATGATCGACTGCTTAAAGGAAAAATACCCCCAGGTACCCCTGCATAATTGCGAGGTCTGCGGGGAGCCGGGCATCCAGGGCGTCTGTCAGGCCTGCAAACTTAAGAAGCGGGTAAAGATCGACAGGGAACCGGAAGCCTGA
- a CDS encoding NUDIX hydrolase yields MTTQRFVVGCGAVIVNRSGMILMVRQMKGYWADKWIFPGGKLEMGETLEACAHRETLEETACRFEIERQVGAYIIYDPQTPFEKQVVLIYFLGRYTSGIPTVGDGVTDTKWMTAEKIEEMGARGEVPAILIQVLHDALQLKA; encoded by the coding sequence GTGACAACGCAACGTTTTGTAGTCGGCTGCGGCGCTGTCATCGTCAACCGCAGCGGCATGATCCTGATGGTCCGCCAGATGAAAGGCTACTGGGCGGATAAGTGGATCTTCCCTGGCGGCAAGCTGGAGATGGGCGAAACCCTCGAAGCCTGTGCCCACAGGGAAACTTTAGAGGAGACCGCCTGCCGGTTCGAAATCGAAAGACAGGTCGGGGCGTACATCATTTACGATCCGCAAACGCCCTTCGAAAAGCAGGTCGTCCTCATCTACTTCCTCGGCAGGTACACTTCCGGAATACCCACAGTCGGCGACGGTGTCACAGACACAAAGTGGATGACGGCTGAAAAGATAGAGGAGATGGGTGCGAGAGGCGAAGTACCGGCCATACTGATACAAGTCCTCCACGATGCGCTCCAGCTGAAAGCATGA
- a CDS encoding archease, with protein sequence MDYEYLEHTADAEFIAYGATLEEAFVNAARATFALIVDPGRVKPELEREVRLTAESLEYLLYDWLSELLYLTEVERLVFSRFEVRITGSDGSYELSGRAYGEAVRPEHEVSLHIKAVTYHDLRVEKKNSKYEAQVLLDI encoded by the coding sequence ATGGATTACGAGTACCTCGAGCACACGGCTGACGCCGAGTTCATCGCTTACGGAGCTACACTGGAAGAGGCGTTCGTCAACGCCGCCAGGGCGACGTTTGCGCTGATCGTAGATCCCGGCAGGGTGAAGCCGGAGCTGGAGCGGGAAGTGCGCCTGACAGCCGAGTCGCTGGAGTACCTGCTGTACGACTGGCTATCCGAGCTACTCTACCTGACCGAAGTGGAGCGTCTGGTCTTCTCCCGGTTCGAGGTCCGGATCACCGGCAGCGACGGCAGCTACGAGCTGAGCGGCCGGGCTTACGGAGAGGCCGTTCGTCCCGAACACGAAGTCTCCCTGCATATTAAGGCTGTCACCTACCACGATCTGCGGGTAGAGAAGAAAAATTCTAAGTACGAAGCACAAGTTTTACTGGACATCTGA
- a CDS encoding HEAT repeat domain-containing protein translates to MVEYPSASWNQQRMQEALKSPELTVKMSALRVLQEVPKDEYVQALMNSLEDPDRLVRINAAIALGKIRNPQATIPLIRHAVTDPDREVQSYALWAFRQIDYSMASQQLIELLTTSDNHPMIRFAANEIRQKSDVKAIEGIIQRFHSREAYAAYDLDVRASGALYEIGNITVEPLVKCLDSEDVRVQVNAIYTLGKIGDNRAVLPLISHIQNAGIEVRSRISDALIKIGDSAVPDLIKLLEHNDRDIKWIAAYTLGKIGPAAEPALIAALQARGDKPSEDIIYALGTAGTADSFSLIHKIYQNTKDDSVKAWSTISLSNLIARNYDSLDSPEMAEEFLDSLGEQLKPHMTLDSEALLRLGKIYVIRALRSETPDKLSQNITIAVKCFDLSIIEGETVLAKAYRLFYGSYLKLMTSRSAEIMGYVERDFTDLKKDAEKTDNKKEIMIVIGDVLAVLRKAYADRSYNFTGLFAEYVDTCVTIERFIPLDEGPKEEAKKLSQKEIAKLHTDIEIVQKKIGTLIDQFGASADTESAAQALRLSTELAKMDTGTYNDFRVVESCLKTIVNHMKVPAEEKSDLHFKILMISKNGLSQVEAVIDQISKSLNVKPSAEEEQKGAIETKATEAATEDKEVNKKTSILEYVAIVILVLLIAAVLLLALNKFGYIDLPYTFPISWLNRDIATLFLNA, encoded by the coding sequence GTGGTCGAATATCCAAGTGCAAGCTGGAACCAGCAGAGAATGCAGGAAGCGCTGAAGAGCCCCGAGTTAACGGTCAAGATGAGCGCGCTCCGCGTGCTCCAGGAGGTGCCTAAAGACGAGTACGTCCAGGCTCTCATGAATTCGCTAGAAGACCCTGACCGGCTGGTGCGCATCAACGCGGCCATCGCCCTGGGCAAGATCAGAAACCCGCAGGCGACCATTCCGCTCATCCGCCACGCCGTCACCGATCCAGACCGGGAGGTCCAGTCGTACGCCCTGTGGGCATTCAGGCAGATCGACTATTCGATGGCATCCCAGCAGCTGATCGAGCTGCTCACCACCAGCGACAATCATCCCATGATCCGGTTCGCCGCCAACGAGATCCGCCAGAAGAGCGACGTCAAGGCGATCGAAGGGATCATCCAGCGGTTCCACAGCCGGGAAGCTTACGCAGCCTACGACCTGGACGTAAGGGCCTCGGGCGCGCTGTACGAGATAGGCAACATTACTGTCGAGCCGCTGGTCAAGTGCCTGGACAGCGAAGACGTCCGGGTGCAGGTCAACGCGATCTATACGCTGGGCAAGATCGGCGACAACCGTGCCGTCCTGCCCCTGATCAGCCACATCCAGAACGCGGGCATCGAAGTCCGCTCACGTATCAGTGACGCTCTCATCAAGATCGGCGATTCCGCAGTGCCCGACCTGATCAAGCTGCTCGAGCACAACGACCGGGACATCAAGTGGATCGCCGCATATACGCTGGGCAAGATCGGCCCCGCTGCAGAGCCTGCCCTGATCGCCGCCCTGCAAGCCCGGGGAGATAAGCCGTCCGAAGACATCATCTACGCCTTAGGCACGGCTGGCACGGCAGACTCCTTTAGCCTCATCCATAAGATTTACCAAAATACAAAGGACGACAGCGTCAAGGCATGGTCCACCATCAGTCTCTCAAACCTGATCGCCCGCAACTATGACAGCCTGGACAGCCCTGAGATGGCGGAAGAATTCCTGGACTCTCTTGGTGAACAGCTCAAGCCCCACATGACCCTCGATAGTGAGGCGCTGCTGAGGCTGGGAAAAATCTACGTGATCCGGGCGCTCCGGTCGGAAACGCCGGATAAGCTGAGCCAGAACATTACAATAGCAGTCAAGTGTTTCGACCTGTCGATCATCGAGGGCGAGACCGTCCTGGCCAAGGCCTACCGGCTGTTCTACGGCTCCTATCTGAAGCTGATGACATCCAGGTCTGCGGAAATCATGGGCTACGTAGAAAGGGACTTCACAGACCTCAAGAAAGACGCTGAGAAGACCGATAACAAGAAAGAGATCATGATCGTCATCGGGGATGTCCTCGCAGTCCTCAGGAAGGCTTACGCCGACCGCAGCTACAATTTCACCGGGCTGTTCGCGGAGTACGTGGACACTTGCGTGACTATCGAGCGGTTTATCCCGCTGGACGAAGGGCCGAAGGAGGAGGCGAAGAAGCTCAGCCAGAAGGAGATCGCCAAACTCCACACGGACATAGAGATCGTGCAGAAGAAGATCGGCACCCTCATCGACCAGTTCGGAGCCTCGGCCGATACAGAGTCGGCTGCGCAGGCGCTGCGCCTGTCGACTGAGCTGGCCAAGATGGACACGGGCACCTACAACGACTTCAGGGTCGTCGAGTCCTGCCTGAAGACCATCGTCAACCACATGAAAGTGCCCGCGGAGGAAAAATCCGACCTGCACTTCAAGATCCTGATGATCTCGAAGAACGGCCTGTCCCAGGTAGAGGCTGTAATCGACCAGATCTCGAAGAGCCTGAATGTCAAGCCGTCGGCCGAAGAGGAACAGAAAGGTGCGATAGAGACCAAAGCTACCGAAGCAGCGACAGAAGATAAGGAGGTAAATAAAAAGACCAGCATCTTAGAGTACGTTGCCATCGTTATTCTGGTGCTCCTCATAGCCGCGGTACTGCTCTTAGCCCTGAACAAGTTCGGCTACATAGACCTGCCGTACACATTCCCCATCAGCTGGCTCAACAGGGATATCGCAACGCTGTTCTTGAACGCGTAA
- a CDS encoding hemerythrin domain-containing protein: MAQMMMKKPPSGLEDGIEKISATQELGLEHALLDRIMLAMNHTIRMAGKGSKSSLEPCVRGCELIKQVVDKHHMVMEEEEIYPRFENTKLADLARVLKDQHTEMRKMVARMENLASKGSDVDELRNTFMDFHDMVMAHAAWEETCLFPCMEGTWSQSDLDNLKETQEKHEKKLLGEDATMKIYGMVSELESSAGISGLKDFTRRAK, translated from the coding sequence ATGGCGCAGATGATGATGAAGAAGCCACCGTCAGGACTTGAGGATGGCATCGAGAAGATCTCGGCGACGCAGGAGTTAGGCCTGGAGCACGCCCTGCTCGACCGGATTATGCTGGCTATGAACCATACTATCAGGATGGCCGGAAAAGGCTCAAAATCCAGTCTCGAGCCCTGCGTCAGGGGATGTGAGCTCATCAAGCAGGTTGTAGACAAGCACCACATGGTGATGGAAGAAGAGGAAATCTACCCCAGGTTCGAGAACACTAAACTGGCAGACCTGGCCAGGGTCTTGAAAGATCAGCACACCGAGATGCGCAAGATGGTCGCCAGGATGGAGAACCTCGCCAGCAAGGGCAGCGACGTCGACGAGCTGAGGAATACGTTCATGGACTTCCACGACATGGTCATGGCTCATGCCGCCTGGGAGGAGACCTGCCTGTTCCCGTGTATGGAAGGCACCTGGTCCCAGAGCGACCTGGACAACCTCAAGGAGACCCAGGAGAAGCATGAAAAGAAGCTCCTCGGGGAAGACGCTACCATGAAGATCTACGGCATGGTCTCAGAGCTGGAGTCTTCGGCTGGCATCAGTGGCCTCAAGGACTTTACCCGCAGAGCGAAGTAA
- a CDS encoding M20/M25/M40 family metallo-hydrolase, whose protein sequence is MPEGATDNKGPVLTYLNTMDSIIAAEGTLPLNVKLLVEGEEEIGSPNIERFAREHRRMLKADTLAMSDTTRYSTRVPAIHYGYRGLVNMQIEVTGPVFSVHSGVFGGIVRNPAMVLARILCHLKDDDGRVTIPGFYDHVRRVEQWERKEMANLPVDDVALRKYLGVDTLAPEQGYTLLESRYVRPTLDVTGISGGYEGEGMKTIIPHRAGAKVSIRLVPDQKADVIGPLVADYICSLALPGSRVTIPHWYGNDPMLTPTDTPAMAVAKRAIEYGFGRRPVLVRSGGTVGAVTALHRELGIENILMMGWSSPEDGAHAPNEHFSLEDFDRGMKTVAALLYGLAQLKESEMTKISS, encoded by the coding sequence ATGCCAGAGGGGGCAACAGATAACAAAGGCCCGGTGCTCACGTACCTGAACACCATGGACTCCATCATAGCCGCCGAGGGCACTCTGCCCCTCAACGTCAAACTGCTCGTGGAGGGGGAGGAAGAGATTGGCAGCCCGAATATTGAGCGGTTTGCCCGGGAGCACCGGAGGATGCTGAAGGCTGACACCCTCGCGATGTCGGACACAACCCGGTACAGTACCAGGGTTCCAGCTATCCACTACGGGTACCGCGGCCTCGTCAACATGCAGATCGAAGTGACCGGCCCGGTCTTCAGCGTACACTCGGGCGTATTCGGCGGCATCGTAAGGAACCCGGCTATGGTGCTGGCCAGAATCCTGTGCCACCTGAAGGACGATGACGGCAGGGTGACGATACCGGGCTTTTACGATCACGTCAGGAGAGTGGAGCAGTGGGAGCGGAAAGAAATGGCTAATCTGCCGGTTGACGACGTAGCCCTGAGAAAATACCTGGGCGTGGACACGCTGGCACCTGAACAGGGCTACACCCTGCTGGAAAGCAGATACGTTCGCCCGACGCTGGATGTCACAGGCATATCAGGCGGCTACGAGGGAGAAGGCATGAAGACTATTATCCCCCATAGAGCCGGTGCAAAGGTGAGCATACGACTGGTGCCGGATCAGAAGGCGGATGTGATAGGGCCGCTGGTCGCAGACTACATATGCTCGCTGGCACTACCCGGCTCCAGGGTAACGATCCCACACTGGTATGGAAACGACCCGATGCTCACCCCCACCGACACTCCGGCGATGGCGGTGGCGAAGCGAGCCATCGAGTACGGCTTCGGCCGGCGGCCGGTCCTGGTCCGGTCAGGCGGCACAGTAGGAGCGGTGACAGCGCTACACAGGGAGTTAGGCATCGAGAATATCCTCATGATGGGCTGGAGCAGCCCGGAAGACGGCGCTCATGCACCCAACGAACATTTCAGCCTTGAAGACTTTGACAGAGGCATGAAAACGGTTGCAGCTCTGCTTTACGGGCTGGCACAGCTAAAAGAATCAGAAATGACCAAAATTAGCTCATGA
- a CDS encoding RtcB family protein produces MVNLVKVREDIYELPIDSKPGMLVPGRIFLSDLLVKDLEQDAIQQVANVATLPGIQKYSMAMPDAHVGYGFPIGGVAAFDMENGVISPGGVGFDINCGVRLLRSPLRFEDVQGKTDALIDSLYREVPSGVGSESKFRASEDVLTQVFNHGARWAVENGYGVKADLEHCEENGEMKGADSAKVSRKARDRGKPQLGTLGSGNHFLEIQHVEKIYDEAAAKAFGLEEGGITVMIHCGSRGAGHQICTDYVRTLEQASRKYGIKLADRQLACAPLTSKEAQDYFAAMAAGANYAWANRQMISHWVREAFNKQFHTDLKMDLVYDVAHNVAKYEEHTVDGEKKKLCVHRKGATRAFAPGRPELPATYRDIGQPVIIPGSMGSASYVLVGAQGAMEMTFGSTCHGAGRVMSRSAAKKEVHGNEIKRELAERGIIVKAPSAAAISEEAPEVYKDIDEVVEVVHRLGISRKVARLVPLAVAKG; encoded by the coding sequence ATGGTTAATTTAGTCAAGGTCAGAGAAGATATCTACGAACTGCCGATAGACTCCAAACCCGGAATGCTGGTCCCGGGGAGGATATTCCTGTCCGATCTGCTGGTCAAAGACCTGGAGCAGGACGCGATCCAGCAGGTGGCTAACGTTGCCACGCTGCCCGGTATTCAGAAGTACTCCATGGCCATGCCAGACGCCCACGTCGGCTATGGCTTCCCCATAGGTGGCGTCGCCGCGTTCGACATGGAAAATGGAGTGATAAGCCCCGGCGGGGTAGGCTTCGACATCAACTGCGGCGTCCGACTATTACGTAGTCCGCTGCGATTCGAGGACGTGCAGGGCAAGACTGACGCCCTCATCGACAGCCTCTACCGGGAAGTGCCATCCGGCGTGGGCTCGGAGTCGAAGTTCCGGGCCTCCGAGGACGTCCTCACCCAGGTGTTCAACCACGGCGCCCGGTGGGCGGTAGAGAACGGCTACGGGGTGAAAGCCGACCTGGAGCACTGCGAGGAGAACGGCGAGATGAAGGGCGCCGACTCGGCAAAAGTATCCCGGAAAGCCCGGGACCGGGGCAAGCCTCAGCTCGGCACGCTCGGCAGCGGCAACCACTTCCTCGAGATCCAGCACGTGGAGAAGATCTACGACGAAGCTGCGGCAAAGGCTTTCGGCCTCGAGGAAGGCGGCATCACAGTCATGATCCACTGCGGCTCCCGGGGTGCCGGCCACCAGATCTGCACTGACTACGTCCGGACGCTCGAGCAGGCTTCCCGCAAGTACGGCATCAAGCTCGCCGACAGACAACTGGCCTGTGCCCCGCTGACCTCAAAAGAGGCACAGGACTACTTTGCGGCGATGGCCGCCGGTGCCAATTACGCCTGGGCAAACCGCCAGATGATCTCCCACTGGGTCAGGGAAGCCTTCAACAAGCAATTCCACACCGACCTGAAGATGGACCTCGTCTACGACGTAGCCCACAACGTGGCCAAGTACGAAGAGCACACGGTCGACGGCGAGAAGAAAAAACTCTGCGTCCACCGCAAAGGCGCCACCAGGGCCTTCGCACCCGGCAGGCCGGAACTGCCCGCCACGTACCGGGACATCGGCCAGCCCGTGATCATCCCGGGCAGCATGGGCAGCGCCTCCTACGTCCTCGTGGGAGCGCAGGGCGCCATGGAGATGACCTTCGGCAGCACCTGCCACGGCGCAGGCAGAGTCATGAGCCGCTCTGCCGCCAAGAAAGAGGTCCACGGCAACGAGATCAAGCGCGAGCTCGCCGAGCGGGGCATCATCGTCAAGGCCCCCAGCGCCGCAGCGATCTCCGAAGAGGCCCCCGAAGTTTACAAGGACATAGACGAGGTGGTCGAAGTAGTGCACAGGCTGGGTATCTCCCGAAAGGTCGCCCGGCTCGTGCCGCTGGCAGTGGCCAAAGGATAA
- a CDS encoding UbiA family prenyltransferase produces the protein MADAVIVRAGMAKARALSDLVRTELPLSAGICVVAGEILALGGLPSLPVAILGFATGFFISGSAMITNEYFDLEVDRINHPDRPLPSGRVSILEMAVMAALFSVAGLVAAALLSPLLLAVAVLLLVIGILYNWKLKESGLPGNMMVAVSVGMTFICGGMAAGRPMDGVVWTFGAMAFLFDLAEEIAGTAMDMEGDRQRGARTLALMYGRQPALRASMLLFAGFIGLSLLPYLAGWLGYGYLAAILLADTAIAYLAFGLYRSLTPREGRAKMRRLYLTMTDMIVVILLLTAANLA, from the coding sequence ATGGCAGACGCAGTTATTGTTCGAGCTGGCATGGCAAAGGCCAGAGCCCTATCAGATCTCGTGAGGACGGAGCTACCCCTCTCAGCAGGCATATGTGTGGTGGCGGGAGAAATCCTGGCGCTGGGCGGGCTGCCTTCGCTGCCTGTCGCCATCCTGGGCTTCGCTACGGGCTTTTTCATCTCAGGCTCGGCAATGATCACTAACGAGTACTTCGATCTCGAGGTCGACCGGATCAACCACCCGGACAGGCCGTTGCCGTCCGGCAGGGTCAGTATCCTGGAGATGGCGGTAATGGCGGCACTGTTCAGCGTCGCCGGCCTCGTCGCTGCGGCGCTGTTAAGCCCCCTGCTTCTCGCTGTTGCCGTCCTGCTGCTGGTGATCGGCATCCTGTACAACTGGAAACTCAAAGAGTCGGGCCTGCCGGGAAACATGATGGTAGCAGTCTCTGTGGGTATGACGTTTATATGCGGAGGGATGGCTGCCGGCCGGCCGATGGACGGAGTTGTCTGGACCTTCGGCGCCATGGCATTCCTGTTCGATCTCGCCGAAGAGATAGCGGGGACTGCGATGGACATGGAGGGCGATCGGCAGAGGGGCGCGAGGACGCTTGCCCTGATGTACGGCAGGCAGCCCGCGCTGCGAGCATCCATGCTGCTGTTCGCAGGGTTCATCGGGCTCAGCCTGCTGCCGTACCTGGCAGGCTGGCTGGGATACGGCTACCTCGCCGCTATACTGCTGGCGGATACAGCCATCGCTTACCTGGCCTTCGGGCTGTACAGGAGCCTGACACCGCGGGAAGGCCGGGCGAAAATGCGCCGGCTCTACCTGACGATGACGGATATGATCGTCGTCATATTGCTCCTGACAGCCGCTAACCTTGCCTGA